In the Drosophila takahashii strain IR98-3 E-12201 chromosome 3R, DtakHiC1v2, whole genome shotgun sequence genome, one interval contains:
- the spn-F gene encoding protein spindle-F, translating to MESSTAKITPLTTSTSTSGGTSSASSDKVNYALQVALQTIKERCIQLQRRVASLEEENQRLRSEGAPSASVNGIGVTGDVLSLKTQVSELQRQKEQLEEHISMVSNENRRLWSRLSQISKDQHLNQVPSSPQNQQNLVRSKTFTQHSPNPHLRQKLLSDGLKDLSLEEIALDDFGASSEELGYPYNLQKVEEATASEPDANVDAKRCMDGLQEMRREAMKQQQELSSALTLLESRIALKPCPECAQKTAKKPEMADKSLETDDSLTSELKAYEGQHNGQHNGTPPSQRINIIQEKIKADAADAMEKTCPMCGKQYSSQVSFNAFREHVEMHFIDDALDLETDSSMERQFEFVSHAVGDF from the exons ATGGAGTCATCCACTGCTAAGATCACGCCCCTGACCACATCCACGTCCACTTCCGGAGGCACCAGCTCCGCCTCCAGTGACAAAGTGAACTACGCACTGCAAGTGGCGCTGCAGACGATCAAGGAGCGGTGCATCCAGCTGCAGCGCCGCGTGGCGAGCTTGGAGGAGGAGAACCAGAGGCTTAGGTCAGAAGGGGCTCCTTCTGCATCGGTTAACGGAATCGGGGTCACCGGAGATGTGCTCTCCCTTAAAACACAAGTATCCGAACTGCAGCGACAAaaggagcagctggaggagcacATAAGCATGGTGTCCAACGAGAACCGACGCCTCTGGTCGCGTCTCTCGCAGATTTCGAAGGACCAGCATCTCAACCAGGTGCCCAGCTCCCCGCAGAACCAGCAGAACCTGGTGCGCTCCAAGACCTTCACACAGCACTCGCCCAATCCTCACCTGCGCCAGAAGCTGCTCTCCGACGGCCTCAAAGATCTCAGCCTGGAGGAGATAGCCCTGGATGATTTCGGTGCGAGCAGCGAGGAGCTGGGCTATCCCTACAACCTGCAAAAGGTGGAGGAAGCGACTGCCAGCGAGCCAGATGCCAATGTGGATGCCAAAAGATGCATGGATGGACTGCAGGAGATGCGGCGCGAGGCCatgaagcagcagcaggagctcaGTTCGGCTCTGACTTTGCTAGAAAGTCGCATAG CTCTGAAACCCTGTCCGGAATGCGCCCAGAAAACCGCCAAGAAGCCAGAGATGGCCGACAAAAGTCTGGAAACGGACGACAGCCTGACCAGCGAACTGAAAGCCTATGAGGGCCAGCACAATGGACAACACAACGGAACGCCGCCCAGCCAGAGGATTAATATCATACAAGAGAAAATCAAGGCCGATGCCGCGGATGCCATGGAAAAGACCTGTCCCATGTGCGGCAAACAGTACTCCAGCCAGGTGTCCTTCAATGCGTTCCGCGAGCACGTGGAGATGCACTTCATCGACGATGCCCTCGACTTGGAGACGGATAGCAGCATGGAGCGACAGTTCGAGTTCGTCTCGCATGCGGTGGGCGACTTCTGA